In Micromonospora sp. NBC_01813, the following are encoded in one genomic region:
- a CDS encoding dihydrofolate reductase family protein — MNVSVDLLIEHAPGEDGGGNWMRIGESLHREFNARARALSQMVQGRRVYEIMEGFWPGARDDTSLPDFLREYGEIWTSTPKVLVSRTRVDAGYDTRVVGRDGDAVAALARLRAQAEGDIGVGGATVATQLLRAGLLDELMLFVHPVVLGAGRPLFDDHDAPVELDLLEHRAFEHGVILQRYAVRATSAAE, encoded by the coding sequence ATGAACGTGTCCGTGGATCTGTTGATCGAGCACGCCCCGGGTGAGGATGGCGGCGGCAACTGGATGCGCATCGGGGAGTCGCTGCACCGGGAGTTCAACGCGCGGGCGCGGGCACTGTCCCAGATGGTCCAGGGACGCCGGGTCTACGAGATCATGGAGGGGTTCTGGCCGGGTGCGCGCGACGACACGTCGCTGCCTGACTTCCTGCGCGAGTACGGCGAGATCTGGACGTCGACCCCCAAGGTGCTGGTGTCGCGGACCCGCGTCGACGCCGGGTACGACACCCGTGTCGTCGGTCGGGACGGCGATGCCGTGGCAGCGCTCGCCCGGCTGCGGGCGCAGGCCGAGGGTGACATCGGCGTCGGTGGCGCCACCGTCGCGACGCAACTGCTGCGGGCCGGTCTGCTCGACGAGTTGATGCTCTTCGTTCACCCGGTGGTCCTTGGCGCCGGCCGGCCACTGTTCGACGACCACGATGCCCCGGTCGAGCTCGACCTGCTTGAGCACCGCGCCTTCGAGCATGGCGTCATCTTGCAGAGGTACGCCGTACGAGCCACGTCCGCCGCAGAGTGA